Below is a genomic region from Henckelia pumila isolate YLH828 chromosome 3, ASM3356847v2, whole genome shotgun sequence.
atatgaaacTCACCTTAGGCAAAATATGAAGGTAAATCATCATCTTCTGAATCTTCATCAAGATCTGAATCGAACGATGAGGCAGGAACAACAGAGCTTGAGGCACGACCATCTAACACACCCTCCTCCGGGGACATAACCTACATCCACGTTTTTAAAGGAACCAAAACCAGTATCCTGGTGAGAACATGAGTCATAAACATAACTTTAGAAACTAAAATGAAGCATCAACGGTGACCAACCCGGAGAAGAACAACCATAAGTTGCCCAAACGTATCGCCCAAGGGTGAGATCAGACTCCAGAAGGAGACAAACCGACCTTCACGACGAGGAGATATAAAATCCACAGCAACATCAAGCTCCTCGCCGACAGCCACACCAGTAGCAAGAACCTGACATAACATGGACTCACATATGGCTAAGAATTTAATGTTATTAATGATGAAAATTCTaatggtaaaaaaaaatatacaagcAGAATTTGAAATACCAGTGACCATCATCATTTGCTGATAACAATagaataaaactaaaatatgatAAGCGGTAGATATACTTTACTTGTACTATCCCATTAAACCAGAAAAAGGACACTAAGAATCAGCCAATAATAAAAAAGAGAGAGCTTTTAAAAACCACCCTAGGAATACAAGAAGAAGACCTCTCTGACAGACAAACTTAGAAATTCTACGGAATGCATCAAAGATAGATAATATTACCTCTACTTCAACCAACGATGAATTTCTCAATTTCTTTCCTTTCAACCGAAAAACTCGTGTTTTTTGGGGCCATGCAATCGTGCCATACTCTCCAAATCTTGGTGAATGGAGTCGAAGGAGATATCTCAACATACTCTGGCTTAGGCACATATGGATCCCGGATGACGAAACTGTCTAGCTTGATAA
It encodes:
- the LOC140892919 gene encoding protein JOKA2-like, translated to MCLSQSMLRYLLRLHSPRFGEYGTIAWPQKTRVFRLKGKKLRNSSLVEVEVLATGVAVGEELDVAVDFISPRREGRFVSFWSLISPLGDTFGQLMVVLLRVMSPEEGVLDGRASSSVVPASSFDSDLDEDSEDDDLPSYFA